The following nucleotide sequence is from Archocentrus centrarchus isolate MPI-CPG fArcCen1 chromosome 6, fArcCen1, whole genome shotgun sequence.
ATGTATCTATATGACAGAGGAAAAGCTGGTGTGACTTTCCTGCTAAATAACTGATTTACGGAGCGACTGCATCAACTATTTCAGAgatggtttggtttttttctccccctttttttttttcctctgaagaAACTGTGAACTTATTAGCTAATTAGAAGATAATTACAAGTCTCTGCGAGTTGATTAGCAATTTCACTGCTGAACATTAACAACTTACAGAAACACTGCACTCAATTTCAGCACTTGTTTTGCTTTACTTACCTAAATTCTAAATAGTATAAGTATTTAAAGATTTCACCTTGGCAAAACTTATTACCAGCTCCAGTGTGCAATTAAACTTGCCAAACAGGCATTAATTCTTTGTTCATTAccacattaaatgcatgtagGGTAATTTGACACTTCAAATACAAGACTGCGCAATTACGGCTATTAAAAGGCATCAGTTTTGTACCAAAGGCAGACACATTTTGTTAATTTACAGAAGTCCATTTGCATGCAGTCCATGCACCCTGGACCCACTGTGGTGGTGACTAAAGTTTGATATGTAATGCTAAGCCTCTGCCCGAGCTGGAGGGGTCCCTCCCCTGCAGTTTAGAGTGACTCAAAGGTGAAGCcctgaaaacaaatacaatgtACTCAGATGCTCCACAGTTTACATTTCACTGACACGCATCAGCCTGTATTAGCCGCACACTAAGCTGCAGTCCCTTCCAACCCCATGCATTTGTGTCTGGCTGTACGGCAGTATCAATGCAGCTTGTGGGTCAAAGGGTCAATGAGTAATTAAGACATGGTTGCCTGAGCATTCCCCATGCACACTTTCAGTCCTGATGAAAGGTTGGCAATGAAAGGAGGGGGATTTAAGTGCAGCCTGATACGAAGGATCAGATTTCCATAAGTGTGTCTAAATGTTCCTTGTTCGAGGCAATTAGTATGATTAAAGAGATAGTGCGGGGTCATCACGCTGTTTTGCATATGAATTCTGCATGAGGTTTTCAACACAGCAAATGCTGCATTGCttacaataaaagcatttaagCTACTGGTGTTTTTGAAGTGTTGCTGAGGCACTGTGTAAATTACTGTACATTTAGGGACTTTGTTATAGTTCAGATTCAGCAACATAAAGCACcagttcttccttttttttgtggtgtGGATGATGGCAGTAAAAATATGGCCAGGCAAGTAAATGTCCACTTAAATTATCTTGCATGGGATGATCATGAAGATGCAGTAAATTTGTAACAACATGCAGGCAGATGATGGTAGCCTTCAACTCCAGTGCAGGTCACAAGGTGCATTGATTCCCATGTACAACAAGAAATTATTCTTAGAGTTTCGTTGTTGCTAAAAATTGAAGAGGCCAAGGCCTGAAAATTGAGGTCGCTGATAAACGCTATTAGTAGGAGATGCTGAGAGGAGAAATCAATATGGCAGTTTGTCAACCTGCCTCTCAGAGGGAGGAGAACTCTGCAGCTGGGGTAAGTGTGCCCTGTCAGCAAAGCACATTACCAGAAATCAAAGGCCAGAGAAGGCCCGAAGGAAGGGATGTAGATGTCTCTCTACAAAGGCCACACTTTGGTAATTAAAACCTATTTTATCAGACCTGTTGTGTCACTGGTTTTTCTCTAACACTATTGACTATCTGTTGCATGGAGGGTGATCACTAATTTAACTTTAAACTAATGAGCTGTGGTTATTTAGATTCTTGTACTTGCCACACAAAATTAAGGAAAAGACGCCAAATAAATGTCACTTCATATAATTCATACCAAGACTTGAAGTAAACATCTGCCTAACATCAACTGTTTTTTTCCAAGAGGTGATTGTGAGATGCTTCTTAGTTTCAAATGTGTTAAGTACAGGTGGCAAAAAAACGAGACATTAAATCATCTCCTTTACAATAAACTGAGCAGAATAATTTAGTCATTCCATCTATTCTTAAACTTCCTATTAAATGTTAGAATAACACACAGAATTGAACTGcaagtttaaatatttaataattaaacaCAACTGAATCTTTGCAGTCAAAGAAAAGCACCAGTGACATGatattaaaggggacctattatgctcacttccagctccatatttttattcttagactCTACTAGCGTAGCTTGCTTCACTCATAGTTAAAAATAATCCATATTAATCTTATGCTCTGCCTTGAGATAGCTCATTCACTGCCTGAAACCAACCATTTTACCTCTTTCCCCTCCCTTTAGGTTGACTTCCTtatgattggctgcccctcttaAACAAAAAATTTGAACAGTGGTTAGGGCTTCTTTGCTCACACTCAGAGCTCTGTATCAGACATACCCAAATATTGACATCACTGGGATTCCTTGTATGCAAGATAAACTTGTTATTGAAACTTTGGCTTATAGGAGCATCCATCACTAAAACAGTATATATATGAGAGAAAATAACGAAAAGTACAACAGGTCCCCTTTAATAGTTTCAAAAATACAGCAGCTTGGTGAGCAGTATCCTCTTGAAAACACATTCAAGTTACTTCTTTTATATCTTCGCTTCAGTACTGTGcaccttcctcctctttgtACGCAAAATAGACTGTGACAGGTCCGACACTTGTCTGCACTGTTTCTGAAGCTCCCACCACCATCCAGCACCCAATGCCATAGGCCAAACAAGGGATACCTGCAGTTAAAAGGAACACTGAATATGTGGTGTCTGTGATTTAGGAAATAAAAGGATATAATAATTACAGCAATTACAAATACTGACCCAGATTAATAACTTTTAACATGGTGAAAAACCTGTCTTCAAAATCCAGGTTCTGGTGAGGTGCTTTGGTGCAATGATATTTAATAAAAGGGAAGCACCCCGTTCTAAGTATGTGGTAGTTGGATCCCTGGACTCTCCAGTTAAAGTTTGACAGTCCAAACTGGTCATTGTGGACGGAGCTGTAGCGGACGCAGTACGAAGTCCACGGAGGAAGTCTGCGCTGCAGCAGGTGGCAGGTTAACACCTCCGAGGCAGCTGGCCGCGGACCTGTCCCGGATAAGGTGCTTGGAAGCAGGGCGATCTTCAGGAAGAGGCTGTGGATCTTCCTCAAAAACTCCTTCATGCTTTGAATAATTCGTATTTTAGCATCAGGACTGCAGAAAGATACACCTACGACCAGCCACAGGTGGAATACACCACCATTTTAAGTGTGAAAATGTGAAGTTATCTGACACTAAAGCAGCACATGAACTGACATTAGCTATGCTAAGGTTAGCAAACAAGCTCATGTCCGGTTTGCGAGCTTAAAACCTTCCATTCTGCCTGAGATATTACGACACAGACCCACATGTACATATCTGTACACATGCTGACATCGCACACATTTATCTAAACCACCTGAGAGAAGAGCAGCTTTCCTTTGCTTGTTGTTCTGGAGTGCTTCTTGCTCTGTCCTCGTACCGCGGCTTAAGTCATCCGGCTGGAAACCAAGCGCTCCGAAATTGTTCCTCTTCAACAGCATTAACTTCAGTCTGTATCTCATTTACAACATGTACTCAGCCGTTCGTTAAATATTGGCTTTACGTCTTTTATAAGAGTGTTTTTGTTGGATTCACGACCAACAACACACCCTGCTTTAAAATCCGCTTAAAGCCACAACAGCAACTACAGATGTAATGAGATACATTACCAAGAAATTatgaaatgtgctatatttAATGCATATGTCAtcgtttttttttatttccctttttatTCGCTTActtttcttatatatatatatatatatatatatatatatatatatatatatatatatatatatatatatatatatatatatatatatatatatattaaatgtttttaaaatcccTTTAGGAACAGGCATTCCAGATTGGCTTTGGCTATAAATGCTGTTGTGTGTTGGATGGTTCTCAATGCATTGTATAAGAAtccataataaaataatatgatgctttatcttttttatttttatttgcgttttagttttattatttttgatataCTTATGCTCACACTTATGCCTTAATCTCAGCTTATCATTTGTACCTGCAGGAAAGGGCCGGTACAAATAAAGCCTGATTGATTCAGTGATTGACTGTAATTTGTCAGGATGATTGGTAATGCCTTAACAACTTCACAAACCAGCTGAAATCCCATCTACATGATTTATAAATGATTTGCTAAATCGTTTAGGTCCAGTTCTGTGtgaatgtaaaaatataattaagTGATCTCAaattacagatttatttttccCTGATGTTTGTAATTCAAAATGTCATTTCTGAAACCAAGGATATGTGAAAATAATGCATACGTTCAAATGCTAAAGTTATCCCAGTTCCCTGGATTTTGAGGCGTAATGGAGCCGTTGAGGTCCATAATCCTCTGAAAGAATTGGTTTTACTCGCAGTCTTGTGAAGTCTTTCGCCTAATCTTCTATTGTCTTTTTGTAATGTGATTGTCTATTTGAAAAGAGGAGTGTAAAGCATAACTATGAGTGCTTTCTCCTGGTTCTTAACCTTAAATTTTATATGAATCAACAAAGAAGTACATCAAGTAAGGCCcatagatgaaataaaaatgcacaaatcCTTGATGCAAATTGAATGTAagattgaaatgttttatttgcaacCTCGAACTCATGAATACAGTTATCATCtctatttataaagcacagaaTGAACAGTTAACATTTACAGTGCAATGACTCAAACACTGGCATTTTAACCTATGTGGGGACTTATTTGAAATTGTCAGCTTCCAGCGAGAGGACTTTGAGTTGGTACCAATTCTTCCTCAATATCCAACTACAGCAGTGTGAGGTCCCATGTACAACAGAAAGGTGTGTCTTAGTGTGTCTTGTAACACTAAATATACTCAAAATATGTACACCAAAGGCATCTGAATTTTTCAAACATGTATTGCTAAATTCCTTCTGCATAGATTTCTGGCTGTGTATCTTTTACTTTATAATAAAGTATATTCAGACTTTTGAAACAATTTACAAAGCCATTGATTTTCCAGATTCGTGACATATTTAGGTAattttagggggggggg
It contains:
- the c6h15orf61 gene encoding uncharacterized protein C15orf61 homolog, whose protein sequence is MKEFLRKIHSLFLKIALLPSTLSGTGPRPAASEVLTCHLLQRRLPPWTSYCVRYSSVHNDQFGLSNFNWRVQGSNYHILRTGCFPFIKYHCTKAPHQNLDFEDRFFTMLKVINLGIPCLAYGIGCWMVVGASETVQTSVGPVTVYFAYKEEEGAQY